One part of the Lotus japonicus ecotype B-129 chromosome 2, LjGifu_v1.2 genome encodes these proteins:
- the LOC130736769 gene encoding uncharacterized protein LOC130736769 produces MSPLPAKLWQSFWKTTTLPRCKDLAWRVCCSLLPVRDSLWRKGVNIDPSCPLCGYESETVSHLWLHCPVSKCFWFAHPLALRLDNFSTVTDFLLQFLVDADSDAVASWQTASYALWEARNKLIFQEVPFCCEVAIQRAASMSQVDTSMVVRDLHGPVRDAIWRRPPQGVFKVNFDGSWKADAVSGMGMVARNHDGLVLAAAAEVVERPSTVVEAEALAFRWAIELAINLGFRRVCFETDCLTLFQMWKKPPDGRNYLATIFSDCFQLCCSLDFVSVVFVRRSGNVVADFLARNAASYAGLVWIEEVPPEVDVFVTADLLASMPPI; encoded by the coding sequence ATGTCTCCCTTGCCTGCAAAGCTTTGGCAAAGTTTTTGGAAGACAACAACCCTCCCGAGGTGCAAAGATCTTGCTTGGCGTGTTTGCTGTTCACTCCTTCCGGTCCGTGATTCTTTATGGCGGAAAGGTGTGAACATTGATCCATCTTGCCCTCTATGTGGCTATGAGTCGGAAACTGTAAGCCATCTTTGGTTGCACTGTCCAGTTTCTAAATGTTTTTGGTTTGCTCACCCGCTTGCTTTGCGTTTGGATAATTTTTCCACTGTTACAGATTTTCTATTACAGTTCTTGGTGGATGCTGATAGTGATGCCGTGGCAAGCTGGCAAACGGCCTCCTATGCGTTATGGGAAGCTCGTAACAAGCTCATATTCCAGGAGGTTCCCTTCTGTTGTGAGGTTGCAATCCAGCGGGCAGCTTCGATGTCGCAGGTGGATACTTCGATGGTGGTTCGTGATCTTCATGGCCCGGTGCGTGACGCGATTTGGAGGCGACCACCGCAAGGAGTCTTCAAGGTTAATTTTGATGGATCTTGGAAAGCAGATGCGGTTTCTGGCATGGGGATGGTGGCCAGGAATCATGATGGATTAGTCCTTGCTGCTGCGGCGGAGGTTGTGGAGCGGCCCTCTACAGTGGTGGAGGCTGAGGCCTTAGCCTTCCGGTGGGCGATTGAGTTGGCTATTAACCTTGGGTTCAGACGAGTTTGCTTTGAAACGGATTGTCTCACTCTCTTTCAAATGTGGAAGAAGCCTCCGGACGGGAGGAACTACTTAGCTACTATTTTTAGTGATTGCTTTCAGTTGTGTTGTTCTTTAGATTTCGTGTCTGTTGTCTTTGTTCGCCGTTCAGGCAATGTTGTTGCAGACTTTTTGGCCAGGAATGCCGCCTCATACGCCGGTTTGGTGTGGATTGAGGAGGTACCGCCTGAAGTCGATGTTTTTGTAACCGCAGACCTTTTGGCTTCTATGCCCCCTATTTAA